The Natrinema sp. DC36 genome includes the window GCGGGGCCGTTGGCGACGACACCCGGCCGCTTGCGCTGTCGTGCCGCCCTCGATTTTATGCCGCTGACGGCCGTCGGTCCGAGTATGGCCGAAATCCGCGTGCAAGGGCCGGAACCGGAACTCGAGAATCCGACGCTGGTCGAGGGGTTCCCGGGCGTCGGTCTCGTCGGGAAAATCGCAACCGATCACCTCGTCGAGGAACTCGAGATGCGCTACTACGCGAGCGTCCACTGCGAGGGACTGCCCCGGATCGGCGTCTATCGGAGCGGTGATCGAACGGTGCGGCCGCCAGTGCGGCTCTACGTCAGCGAGGACCACGACCTCATCGCCCTCCAGAGCGACACGCCGATCGCCTCGCAGGCCGTCGAGAGCGTCGCCGACTGCCTGACCGGCTGGATCGTCGAACGGGAGGCCACCCCGATCTACCTCAGCGGACTGCCCGCCGAACGCGACGGCGATAATCGACCTGCTCTCTACGGGATCGCGACCGGCAACGGCGGCGATCGACTCGAGGCGGCCGATATCCCGATTCCGTCGGAGGACGGCGTTATCACCGGGCCGACGGGGGCGCTCATCAACCGCGCCGCACAGGAAGACTACGGTAGCCTCGGCCTCGTCGTCGAGTGCAGCCCGCAGTTCCCCGACCCCGAAGCCGCGAGCGTCCTGCTCGAGGACGGTATCGCGCCGGTCACCGACCTCGAGGTCGACGTTCAGGAACTCGTCGACCACGCCGAGGAGATCCGGGCGAAACGAGAGCAGTTGGCCCAGCAGATGCAGGCGATCGGCCAGGACGAGAGTTCGCAGGCCCAGCCGTTGCGGATGTACCAGTAGAAGAAGTGGGTAATACGGGTTCTACATTCAGCGAACCCGCAACTACTCCTCCCCGTCTACAACCCTTTCTGTTTTCGCTACCAGCGTCTTGTCGGCATCATCTTTAGATAACCCTGTCTGATGCTAGAAACCGTACGTTATGGCTCGTGAGACAGCACCACCTTCTCGAGAGGAGATCGAAGAACGCATTCAACAGGTCGGTAGATACTCCCGCATGGTTCGTATCGGACTGCTGATCATACTAACTGCGTTTCTGTTAGCCGTTGGTATCGTTCTTCCCGCAAATCTTGAGAGCCCATCACAGGCAATCGAGTCGATACTGATGCCGCTCACGTTCGTCGGACTGGGGACCATCTTGTACGGAATTGGAATGCATCTTCACTTGATGCATTTAAATCTCGTCCGCCAGTTACAGCCTGAACCGACGGACGACCAACGGTCAGCTCCCAACTCAGACGACTGATTTCGAGCGAAACGCAGAATCGAGTGCGTTCAGTTCACATCTGTCGTTACCGAACCGCCCGATACAGTGTCACACCTGTCTAACGAAAGCGTCATACCATCTATCGGTAGCGGGTCCCCCTTCGCTCTCTCGGCGAGCGCCGAAGGATGTGACTACCAGTCAGCCGGCGAAACTACGATTCACGCCCCGACATCCCGAAAGTCAAGCTAACGTATATCACGACCACGGGTGGTCCTAGCGGTATGTCACGCGAGACAGAACTCACGCGGCTCTCCGCAGTGAAGCTCGCCGCTCGAATCCGCGACGGTGACGTAACAGCGACCGAGGCCGTCGAGACCCACCTCGAGCGGATCGACGAGCGAGACGACGAGATCAACGCCTTCGTCACGGTCTGTGCAGACGAGGCGCTCGAGGCTGCCGCAGAAGCCGACCGGGCGCTCGAAGAGGGCGAGAACGGTGGACCGCTCCACGGTGTCCCGCTCGCGCTGAAGGATCTCGGCGCGCAGAAAGCGGGCGTCCGCCACACGTACGGTTCGGCGCTCTTCGCGGACCACGTCGCGGATCGGACCGCGGCGATCGTCGAGCGCCTCGAGGACGCCGGTGCGATCGTGATCGGGAAGACGAACACGCCGGAGCTGGGTCACAAGGGGACGACCGACAACGAGGTGATCGGTCCGACCGCGTCGCCGATCGACACCGACCTCAATGCGGGCGGCTCCTCGGGGGGCTCGGCGGCGGCGGTTTCGGCCGGGATGACCCCGATCGCGACGGGGAGCGACGCGGGCGGCTCGCTGCGAATCCCGGCCGCGGCCTGCGGGGTCTACGGGTTCAAGCCGACGTTCGGGCTCGTCCCCGACGACGGCAGACCGAGCGCGTTCGGCCGAGAGCTCCAGCACGTCACGAAGGGGCCGATGACCCGAACCGTCAAAGACGCCGCGCTCATGCTGTCAGTGATGGCCGGTCCGCACGCCGCCGATCCGAACGCCGTTCCCATCGAGATCGACTACCGCGGGGCCCTCGAGCGGTCGATCGACGACTACCGGATCGCGTACAGTCCGGACCTCGACGTCTTCCCGGTCGCGGACGAGGTCCGGGCGGTCGTCGACGGCGCGGTCGACGCGCTGGCGGCTACCGGCGCGACCGTCGAGACAGTGTCCGTCGACCACGGCTACTCGATGGCCGAACTGGGTGAGGCCGCGATGCCCGCGTACACGACGTCCGTCCTCGAGAGCGCGACGATCGTCGAGGAGGCTCACGGCGTGGATTTCCGAGAGCGGTCCGACGAGGTCTCCGACAGCCTGCTCGCGATGCTCCACGTCGCCGACGAGTACGGCCCCGCGGACGTCGCCCGGTCGGGAATCGTCAGAACGGGCGTCTACGACGCCATCGAGGGCGTGCTGGCGGAATACGACCTGCTGGTGGCACCGACGCTCTCGCGCGCCGACGTGGGACTCCACGCCGACCTCGGGGCCGAGGCCTGGGAATGGCCGATGACGTGGCCGTTCAACTGGACCGGCCACCCCGTCGCGTCCGCGCCCGCCGGCCTGACGAACCGCGGCCACCCCGTCGGCCTGCAACTCGTCGGTGGCCGGTTCGCCGACGACGACGTCCTCGCGGCGAGCGCGGCGCTCGAGCGCGAGCGGCCCTGGGACCATCTCTACGAATGACTCGAGAAACTGCCGAGACGACGACCCACGGGTGACGGTCTCGAGGCACATACTGCCACCCCGTTACACCCGCTGTCGCACGGCGAACCGCTGTCCGCAACCCAAACCCATTTTCACGTTCTCCCCCATCGTTCGAACATGGGAACTGAAGACGCAGAAGCGATCGCTCCAGGCACGTGTCCGACCGCCAGCGGCATGCCGATGCTCGGCCTCGGCACCTGGCAGAACGACGATCCCGAGCAGTGCGTCGAGAGCGTTCGGACGGCCCTCGAGACGGGCTATCGACACATCGACACCGCCCAAGCCTACGGCAATGAAGACGCCGTCGGTGACGGTATCGCGGCCGCTGACGTCGACCGCGAAGAGATATTCCTCGCGACCAAGCTCTGGACGTCGAACCTCGCATACGACGACGTCCTCGAGACGGCTCGAGACAGCCTCGACCGGCTGGGCGTCGACTCGCTCGACCTGCTGTACGTCCACTGGCCGTCGGGGGAGTACGACCCCGAGGAGACCCTGTCGGCCCTCTCCGAACTGTACGACGAGGGGCTGATCGAGAACGCCGGGGTCAGTAACTTCCTCCCCGAAGACCTGGAGGTGGCCGTCGACGCCTGCGACGCGCCGATCTTCGCAAATCAGGTCGAACTCCACCCGCTGCTTCCCCAGGAGGAGGTCCGAGAGGCCTGTGACAACTACGACGTGGAGGTCGTCGGCTACTCGCCGCTGGCACGCGGGCAAGTCTTTAACCAGGCCGAGATTCAGGAGGTCGCCGCGAAACACGATGCCAGCGAGGCGCAGGTCAGCCTCGCCTGGGCGCGCGAGAAGGGGGTCACCACGATTCCGAAAGCGACCGGCGCGGACCACATCGGCGACAACTGGGAGTCGCTGACCGTGGAACTCGATCGGGAGGATATCGACACGATCGACGCGATCGACGAGACGAGCCGCCAGGTCGACCCCGACTTCGCCCCCTGGAACTGATCGACGACGGGTTGCACAGCGCTCATTTGAATCGCTCCGTTCACCGTCGATAGCCGCTGTACGGTCTCACATCGGGGCTATCATCGACATATCACTCGGAAAGAAAAAGCAGGAAAGTTTACGGTACACCGGCTTTTTGGCTCGCGTATGTCTACCCGCTCACAACGCGGTGGCGGCGGTGGGCTCGTCGGCGCGATCAAGGCCGACGCTCGGCGGTTACACGGGGCCTGGATGGAGATCGTCTTCCCCAGGCAACGCGGCCGCGGTCACTCCGTCATGGGCAAGTGGAAGCCCGAGTCCCTCCCGCAGAAGGTCGGCTATCACGGCTGGAGCGTACTCGGGGTCATCGGCTTGCTCTTCCTCTATCCGTTAACTGTACTCGGTCTCGGAACCCGCTTCTACGCGGCGAAACTCGACTCGACCAGGACCAGACTGGGCATCGTCGGCGTCACTGGCGTCGCACTGCTCGGCTGGGGGCTGCTGACGATCGCCTGGGGTGCGATGTCGTACATGGATCAGGTCGAGATCCCACTCGAGGCGGTCCTCGCGGTCGCAGCGGCGAGTGGCGTCGCGACCGTTTCGACCGCGCTCGCCGCGACGTTCTCGAAGGTCGGCGGTCGCGCCACGACGGCCATCCTCGCGTACCCGTTCGCGATGACGGCGCTGTTCCTCCCGCCCGTCGTCGCCGCGCTCGTCACGCCGTCGCTGCATCCCTACATCCTCGACCCCAGCTACGACTTCGCCGTCTGGGCGCTCGACAACGTACTGTTCGTCGGCGGTCTGAGCGACTATCTGCGCGATAATTACACGCTCGAGGGGCCGGCCTACGCTGCGATGTGGGTCGGAATCTCGTTCCCGCTGGGCTGGTTCCTCGGGACCGTCGTGGCACTGGCGAATCTGGTTCGTCCGTCGCAATAGTTCGGTCGCCGTCTCTCGTTCACCGTTCAATCTTCGTGAACGGACTGCCGATTCCCGATACCATTAGTCGTCGGGTTCCCAATCACTGCACATGGAGTTCGACCTTCCTACGACTGCTGCCGCATTTATCGCCGTCATCGCGCTCGGCGTCGTCGGCCTGATCGCCGCGCCCATGATGGAGATGGACACCGTACTGACGATGGTCGCACCGTCGATGATCGTCTTCGGGCTCATCATGTTGGGACTCGGGATCAAACACGGCGAGTACCGTACGACAGGCCAATAGTAACGGACCGGAGAATCTCTCGAGACGAGCAATTCCGTCGTATCGGTGCGGAGACGGCTCGTATTGCCTCTCTATGGAGCGAACGAAAATCGAGAAATCGATAGTTGCGTGTCAGTCACCGGCCGACGGCGAGGCAGCCTACATGTAGCCCAGATCGCGCAGTCGCTCCATCAGGTCTTCTTTGTCCTGGGCGCGGCCCGCGCGCTCGGTGGTGCCTTCGAGGTCCTGCAGCCAGGCGGGATCCTCGTCGGCCTTCTCCGTGCTGACTTCGCTGCCCAGCGAGCGGAAACCGGCGAAGTACTTCGGCGAAATCGGAACGTCGTCCTGTTCGACGCCCTCGGGGAGGTCGGTGTCGGTTTCGGGAACGTAGCCTTCCTCGGGGAAGTTCTCGACCGTGTCCGGGACCACGAAGTTCCAGAACGCCTGCCACACGGCGGCCTCGTCGAACTGCAGAATGGGCTGGATGCGGTCGTGGGGCGGGTAGATATCCGGATCGTGGCGCGGCGAGAAGAACGTCTCGTCGGCGCGGGCCTCCTGTTCGTCCCAGCGGACGCCGGAGATGACGCCGTCGATGTCGTGCTCTTCGAGCGCGTCGTTGAGCGCGACCGTCTTCAGCAGGTGGTTGCCGACGTAGGTGTCGAGCAGGAAGGGGAACGTGTCCTCCTCGTACTCGAGGATATCCTCGACGTGGTGCTGGTTGTGTTCGGAGAGCTCGGAAATGTCGATGTCGTCGCCGGGCTCGAGACCGTGTTCGTCGACGTACTCGCCGACGTCCTCGTTGCGCGCGTAGATCACATCGAGGTCCCACTCGTCGGCCCAGTGGTCGACGAAGTCGTGGATCTCGTCGAAGTGCTGGTAGTGGTCGATGAAGACCGCTTGGGGCACCTCGAGATCGAATCGGTCGGCGACCTCCTTGATGAAGTAAAGGGTGAGCGTCGAGTCCTTGCCGCCGGTCCACATGACCGCCGGGTTCTCGTACTCCTCGAGGCCCTCGCGCGTGACCTCGATCGCTTTCTCGATTTTGTCCTGAATGTGGGGATACTCTTCGGGATCCTCGTCTTCGCCATCGGAATAGTCGACGTTCACGTAGTCGGGGAAGTTCTCAGCCATCTCGTAATTAGATATAATTAGGAGGTGTAAATCCTTTGGGTCGGCGGAAAACTCTGTCGGCATCCCGGACCGCATGGGTCGTCGCGGTTCAATCGACAGCGATGCGTCGCCGTGGGATATCGCACACCGTGTTTTTGTACTCCCATCGAGGACTCGAGTCGGGTGGCGAAACGGGGCACGGTGTCGGAGGTGGCGGCAACTTTCGCTCTCGCAACGGCATGGACCGTCTCGTCTCGGATTGTTGCGCTGACGAGTCACGGACCGGCCCAGGCTGACTTCGAGCGACTGATACGGACCGCTGTAAACCAGTTCCGGAGCAACCGCAAACCGTCCTGCGTTTGCGCCGGGACATCGGTACAACGGCCCGTCTGAGCGGCGAACGGCCACTGACGCCCGATTCGTCGCCCAGTCTATTCGCATGGACCGATCGAACGTATACATATTAGCTGAACAAGAGGACGAACCGGGTCTACTCGGATCGAGGAGGGGCGAATATTTCCTTTCGCGAAAAACTCTTGTATGCTATTCACGGAAGGTAGCGTGTGGTGTGTGAATAGATAGCAAGACCCCGTGTGGCAACTGAACTGGGCGCCCCATCGAACCCCCGAATCAAAATCGCAACCGAGACAGCTGTGGTAGCACACGAATCCGAACCGATACGACGGAGCATCGAAGTCGAGTACTGGGTGATCGACGACGAGGGACGACTGGTCGAACCCGGAGAACTCGTCGACGCGTCGGCGGGTGCCGAACGGGAGTTCGTCGAACCACTGCTCGAGATCAAAACGACACCGTGTGAGACGACGGCGGAATTGCGCGACGAGCTATTCGACCGGGTCGGGCGCGTCGTGCGACGTGCCGACGAACTCGACAGGGGACTCGTCCCGCTCGCGACGCCGATACACGCCGGCGAGATTCCGGACCGCGCGAGCGACAGGACGCGAATCCAGGACCGCGTCATCGGCGACGATTTCGAGTACGTTCGACACTGCGCGGGAACCCATATCCACGTCGAACAACAACCGGGACGCGAGATCGACCAATTGAACGCGCTCATCGCACTCGACCCCGCACTGGCGCTGGCGAACTCCTCGCCGTATTTCCGGGGTCGAAACCTGGCCGTCGGGGCTCAGTCGAAACTCTACCGCTGGATGGCGTACGACGGCATTCCTCACCAGGGTCGGCTGTGGCCCTACGTCGACGATACCGAGGAGTGGACTCGGCGTCTCGAGCGGCGATACGAGGAGTTCGTGACGGCGGCCATCGAGGCGGGAGCCGACCGCGCGACTATCGAGTCGAGCTTCGACCCCGAAAGTGCGGTGTGGACGCCCGTTCAGCTCCGCGACACGTTCGGGACCGTCGAGTGGCGCTCGCCCGACGCCGCTCTCCCGAGTCAGATCATCCGATTGGCCGATCGAGTGGCCGAAATCGTCGGTCACCTCGGCGACGCCGACGTGCGAATCGAGGGGAGGACCGGCTCCGTGACCGAGGACACGATCGTCCTCCCGGAGTTCGACGCGGTAATCGAGTACGTCAACGCCGCGATTCGGGAGGGAGTCGCGTCGGACGCGGTGTGGTCCTACCTCGATCGGATGGGGTTCGACATCGCCGCTTACGAGCCCGTGTCACACGAAATCGACGGTCTTGGACCGGTTTCCCCCGCGGACGCGTGCCGCTTTCGACTCGACCACGCCGAGCGCCTCGAGCGGGACGTTCGACAGGCCAGTCCGATCACCGGCGACTGACGATCCACGGCGGACGATCGGTCGCCGACATCTCGCTTCGATCGACTCGAGCGGGCGTTCACTGGGGAACGTATTACTCCGTGGATACCGACGATCACTCCATGACGACTCTCACCGACGAGACGATCATCGTGACCGGCGCGAGCAAGGGACTCGGACGTTCGATGGCGCTGCACCTCTCGGAACTCGGGGCGAACGTCGTCCTCGTGGCCCGCAGCGAGGACGACCTCGAGGCCGTGGCCGACGCGGCGGACGGCGAGACGCTGGTCGCACCGGCGGACGTTCGCGACGCCGATGCCGTCGACCGCGTCGTCGAGTCGACGCTCGACCGCTTTGGCGGGATCGATACGCTGATCAACAACGCCGGGATCTCGGGACTTAGCTTCGGCGAGGATCGCCGGTCGCTGGTCGAGACGAGCGAAGACGAGTGGGACCAGATTATGGACGTCAACGTGAAAGGAGTCTACCTGTTCACGAAACGTGTCCTCGAGGCAATGCTCGAGAGCGGACAGAAGTCGGGACAGATCATCAACGTCTCTTCCGGCCTCGGCCGCTACGCGATTCCGGACGCCGCAGCGTACATCACGTCGAAGTGGGGCCTCGAGGGGTTCACGCAGGGAGTCGCACTCGAGGTCGAGGATGACGGAATCAACGTCAACGCGATCGATCCCGGCGGTCGGGTGAACACGCGGATCTGGGAGCACCTCCCCGACGACGAGCGCGAGGAGATCCTGCAACCCGACGTGATGGACGACGCCGCCGCGTTGCTGGCCGCACAGGGACCGGACGGCGTCACCGGCGAGTCGATGACCGCCGCGGAGTGGGAAGACCGACTCGAGTGACGAGCGAACGGAGCCACGTCGGACCGGCCGTCAGGACGACCTGAACCGGGCCGCGCCGAACCGATCGTCAGGACGACTCGAGTCGGTTCTGACAGCCGTGACAGTACGTCACGCCTACTCGGTTCGACGCTCCACATGCGGGACACCGAACCGTCGACGAGCCGTTGGCCTCGACGCCCATCTCGTTCGCTAACACGGCGAGTACGTCGTCGTGCTCCGTGAGGTCGTGAGCCCCGTCACGTCCTCGCGTCCGCGCCCACTCGTTGATCAGATCGTCGTCCCGCAGTCGTTCGAGTCCCCGGACCAGTCCCAGAAAGCACAGCGTCGGGGCGATCATCACGAAGGCCGCCACGGCGAGGCGACCGAGGAGTGCGTACGGGCCCGGATCGTCCATACTCGTCGTTCGCCATCGGGACTACAAACGTCTATCGCCGGCTGGCCTCAGCAGGCGGACCCCTCCGCGCCTCCGCGCCCGTCGGGCTTCGCGCCACCGTCGTCCGACTGCGGTGTCCGTGGATCGTGCGAGGCGCACTCACGTGGTGGGGACGACGCGGAAGACCCCGCCCCCGCCGGTACCCGTGCCGAGCGCGTACACCTCTCCCTCGTCGTCGCGACCGAAGGAGAGTAGTCGCTCGAGGGACGTTTCGCCGTCGATCTCGAGGACGGTGGTCGACCACAGTTCGTCGCCGTCATCGGGACGGGTGGCGGCGAACAGCCGCCCCTCGGGCAGGAAGTCACCGAATACGTACGCGCCCTCCAGCGCCGGAAGCGTCGAACTGCGGTAGACGTAGCCGCCGATGACCGACACGCCGCTGACCGCCGATTCCGTCGGCGGGTGCGGATACTCGATGATCGGATCGCGGAACGGCTTACCGCCGCCGGCGGCGCGTTCGGCGGGGTGCTCCGGACAGGTCTCCTCCCGGTAGCAGTGGGTCCCCTCTCTGACGTTCCAGCCGTAGTTCCCGCCCTTCTCGAGGCGGTTGACCTCCTCGTAGTCGCTCTCGCCGACGTCCGCGACGAAGCAGTCGCCGTCGTCGAACGAGAGCCGCCAGGGGTTCCGAAAGCCCCACGCGTAGTACTCGTCGAGGCCCGTTCGTCCGACGAGCGGGTTGTCGTCGGGGACGGCGTACGCTCGATCGGCCGTCCGGTCGTCGACGTCGAGTCGCAGAACGCTTCCCAGGAAGTCCGTCGTGACGTCTTGTCCGCCGCCGCCACCGCCGCCGCCCGCGCCGATGCCGACGTAGAGGAATCCGTCCGGTCCGAACGCGAGATCGCCCCCGTTGTGGAAGTCCGCCGGTTGGGGGATCTCGAGAACGACGCGCCCGGTGTCTCGGCGAACCCTCCTGCCGTCGTCGGTCGCCCGGAACGACGCGAGGATCCCCGTGTGGTCGAAATCCGCCGGCGTTCCGGACTGGCGCGGCGCGCTGAAGTGGACGAACAGCCGGCGGTTCTCGGCGAACTCGGGATGGAGTGTCAGACCCAGTAGCCCGCGCTCACCGCCGGTGCGGACGGTGTCGCGGAGATCGAGAAACGGCTCGTCGCGGAGCCCGTCCGATTCGTGAACGAAAACCCGGCCACCGCGATCGGCGACGTATCGACGATTCGCTCTGGGGGCGAACTCGAGCCCAACCGGCATCTTCACTCCGTCGACTACCGTTTCGAGACCGACCGCGTTCGGGATTCGATCGATCGCGTCCAGTGCGTTCGGCGTCGTGGCATCGTCGGCTCGAGACCGTCTCCCGAAGCCGGCGAGCCCCACTGTCGCGCCGACGGCCGCACCCGTCAGGAACCGCCGTCGGCTGGTGAGGGGTTCCATGGTGGGGTTCGTACAGCCTCGAGGCGGATATAGACCTATTCGGTCGCGATGAACGCTGTTCGCACTCGAAGATTCAGGATCCCGTTGCCGAGGCGTCGGTGACCTCGCCGCTATTCGTCGGTGGGTCGGGGCGCGCGATCGATTCCCGCTTCGCTCAGTCCGTGATGAACTTGTTGTCCCGCCAGTTGACGCCGCCCTCACCCGAGCCGTGATCGCGGGGCCCTTCGACGACTTCGATGTCGGCCGGGCGGGGTTCGCCGTCGACGATCCGGGTCGCATCGAGGTCGCCGTTGCGCTCCGAAATTGCGGTTAGGGTGCCCTTCTCGGCCGCTTCGGCGATCTCACAGAGAACGAGGAACATCTCGTACTGTAACAGCGAGTTCTGGAGGACGGTCTCCCGGTCGCCCTTGAAGGCGGCGAACTCGACGAGTTCGGATTCGATCTCTTCTTCTTCCTCCTCGTCCCAGCTGAAGGACTTCTGTCGCCGCTCGTCGGGATCCTCCTCGTAGACCCGATTTTCCGTGACGCTCGCCTTGAGCTGTGCCGTCGGGGTGTACTTGCTGACGGACTGGTCCTCGGCGACGGCCTTGAGAATCAGCGTGTTGTTCCGTCGCGTGATTTCGACGTCGGTGATCCCGTCAGGGTACTTCGCTTCGTCGATGTGCTCGCGAAGGTCTTCGAGGGGCAGTTCGAGTGTCGAATGCAGCCGATATACGTGTCTGGATTCCTCTGTTGACATTGTGTGGGAAGGTGTGTACGGCGATAGTCGTGATCATCTAGTACGAGGGCGTGACTTATATGACCTGCTATTAAATGTGTGAAATATCAGATCCGGTAAACGAACGAGACATTCGTCTCTTTACGCGGCGTTGAGCGTTTCATCGAGCTCATTTCGCTCCTCGAGTTCCTCGAGGACGTCGGAGCCGCCGACGAATTCGCCGTCGACGAACGTCTGCGGGATCGTCTCCCAGTCGCTGCGCTCGGACAGCGCCTGCCGGAACTCGTCGAGCGACTCGAGAACGTCGACGGTCTCGAACTCGTCGCGGTGCTGGTCGATCAGCCCGAGCGCCTTGCGGGAGTAGCCACACTGGGGCATCAATTCGGTCCCCTTCATGAAGAGTACAACCTCGTTTTCCTCGAGCGCCTCGGTAACCTGCTCGTCGACTTCCTCCTGATCGAGACCCTGGTTCGGTGGGAATTCCATACTTCCCCGTACGGCAGTGTGGGGGATATGCCTTGCGCCATCGGCGCTCTCGATGGAGGAACTGCGACCTGCCGCGCGGGCGGAACGGAGCAGGGCAGGAACGGAATAGGGCAGGAACCGAGTCGGGGAGAAACGGAGTTGGAACGGAACGAAGAGAGGCGGAGGTGTATCGCGGGTTCCGGCTCAGTCCGCCGTCGCGGGCGTCTCGAGAACGTCCACTTTCTCGGCGCTGTAGCCGAAGACGTTCCGGTAGCCGTTGGACGACATGAGGACCGGGTAGAACGACTCGTCGGCGACTTGCTTCTCGCCGTCGGCGGCGGCGAACGGCGCGCCGGCCTCGACCTCGGTGAAGTTCTCGACGAACACTTCGTAGGTGTCGGCCTGATCTTTGCGGATGACGTCGGTGAGTCGGTAGACCGGCAGGTCGCGGCGGACGGTGTCGCCGGGCAACGCGCCCACTGCGGTGAGGAACGACCGCGTCAGTCGGTCGGCGTTCTCGGCGGCCGTTTCCGATCCCTGCAGCCCGCACTCGACTTCGATGGTGTCGATCGCGGAGAACAGACGTCCCTCCGCGAAGTTACTCGTTTCGACCATCGCCGCGACGGGCAGTTGCGGGACGATATCTTTGGCCGTCTCGTTGACCCCGTTAACGATCGCGAAG containing:
- a CDS encoding PAC2 family protein; amino-acid sequence: MAEIRVQGPEPELENPTLVEGFPGVGLVGKIATDHLVEELEMRYYASVHCEGLPRIGVYRSGDRTVRPPVRLYVSEDHDLIALQSDTPIASQAVESVADCLTGWIVEREATPIYLSGLPAERDGDNRPALYGIATGNGGDRLEAADIPIPSEDGVITGPTGALINRAAQEDYGSLGLVVECSPQFPDPEAASVLLEDGIAPVTDLEVDVQELVDHAEEIRAKREQLAQQMQAIGQDESSQAQPLRMYQ
- a CDS encoding amidase; the protein is MSRETELTRLSAVKLAARIRDGDVTATEAVETHLERIDERDDEINAFVTVCADEALEAAAEADRALEEGENGGPLHGVPLALKDLGAQKAGVRHTYGSALFADHVADRTAAIVERLEDAGAIVIGKTNTPELGHKGTTDNEVIGPTASPIDTDLNAGGSSGGSAAAVSAGMTPIATGSDAGGSLRIPAAACGVYGFKPTFGLVPDDGRPSAFGRELQHVTKGPMTRTVKDAALMLSVMAGPHAADPNAVPIEIDYRGALERSIDDYRIAYSPDLDVFPVADEVRAVVDGAVDALAATGATVETVSVDHGYSMAELGEAAMPAYTTSVLESATIVEEAHGVDFRERSDEVSDSLLAMLHVADEYGPADVARSGIVRTGVYDAIEGVLAEYDLLVAPTLSRADVGLHADLGAEAWEWPMTWPFNWTGHPVASAPAGLTNRGHPVGLQLVGGRFADDDVLAASAALERERPWDHLYE
- a CDS encoding aldo/keto reductase; translated protein: MGTEDAEAIAPGTCPTASGMPMLGLGTWQNDDPEQCVESVRTALETGYRHIDTAQAYGNEDAVGDGIAAADVDREEIFLATKLWTSNLAYDDVLETARDSLDRLGVDSLDLLYVHWPSGEYDPEETLSALSELYDEGLIENAGVSNFLPEDLEVAVDACDAPIFANQVELHPLLPQEEVREACDNYDVEVVGYSPLARGQVFNQAEIQEVAAKHDASEAQVSLAWAREKGVTTIPKATGADHIGDNWESLTVELDREDIDTIDAIDETSRQVDPDFAPWN
- a CDS encoding phosphoadenosine phosphosulfate reductase family protein yields the protein MAENFPDYVNVDYSDGEDEDPEEYPHIQDKIEKAIEVTREGLEEYENPAVMWTGGKDSTLTLYFIKEVADRFDLEVPQAVFIDHYQHFDEIHDFVDHWADEWDLDVIYARNEDVGEYVDEHGLEPGDDIDISELSEHNQHHVEDILEYEEDTFPFLLDTYVGNHLLKTVALNDALEEHDIDGVISGVRWDEQEARADETFFSPRHDPDIYPPHDRIQPILQFDEAAVWQAFWNFVVPDTVENFPEEGYVPETDTDLPEGVEQDDVPISPKYFAGFRSLGSEVSTEKADEDPAWLQDLEGTTERAGRAQDKEDLMERLRDLGYM
- a CDS encoding glutamate-cysteine ligase family protein → MVAHESEPIRRSIEVEYWVIDDEGRLVEPGELVDASAGAEREFVEPLLEIKTTPCETTAELRDELFDRVGRVVRRADELDRGLVPLATPIHAGEIPDRASDRTRIQDRVIGDDFEYVRHCAGTHIHVEQQPGREIDQLNALIALDPALALANSSPYFRGRNLAVGAQSKLYRWMAYDGIPHQGRLWPYVDDTEEWTRRLERRYEEFVTAAIEAGADRATIESSFDPESAVWTPVQLRDTFGTVEWRSPDAALPSQIIRLADRVAEIVGHLGDADVRIEGRTGSVTEDTIVLPEFDAVIEYVNAAIREGVASDAVWSYLDRMGFDIAAYEPVSHEIDGLGPVSPADACRFRLDHAERLERDVRQASPITGD
- a CDS encoding SDR family oxidoreductase, with amino-acid sequence MTTLTDETIIVTGASKGLGRSMALHLSELGANVVLVARSEDDLEAVADAADGETLVAPADVRDADAVDRVVESTLDRFGGIDTLINNAGISGLSFGEDRRSLVETSEDEWDQIMDVNVKGVYLFTKRVLEAMLESGQKSGQIINVSSGLGRYAIPDAAAYITSKWGLEGFTQGVALEVEDDGINVNAIDPGGRVNTRIWEHLPDDEREEILQPDVMDDAAALLAAQGPDGVTGESMTAAEWEDRLE
- a CDS encoding zinc ribbon domain-containing protein, with the protein product MDDPGPYALLGRLAVAAFVMIAPTLCFLGLVRGLERLRDDDLINEWARTRGRDGAHDLTEHDDVLAVLANEMGVEANGSSTVRCPACGASNRVGVTYCHGCQNRLESS
- a CDS encoding PQQ-dependent sugar dehydrogenase, with the translated sequence MEPLTSRRRFLTGAAVGATVGLAGFGRRSRADDATTPNALDAIDRIPNAVGLETVVDGVKMPVGLEFAPRANRRYVADRGGRVFVHESDGLRDEPFLDLRDTVRTGGERGLLGLTLHPEFAENRRLFVHFSAPRQSGTPADFDHTGILASFRATDDGRRVRRDTGRVVLEIPQPADFHNGGDLAFGPDGFLYVGIGAGGGGGGGGQDVTTDFLGSVLRLDVDDRTADRAYAVPDDNPLVGRTGLDEYYAWGFRNPWRLSFDDGDCFVADVGESDYEEVNRLEKGGNYGWNVREGTHCYREETCPEHPAERAAGGGKPFRDPIIEYPHPPTESAVSGVSVIGGYVYRSSTLPALEGAYVFGDFLPEGRLFAATRPDDGDELWSTTVLEIDGETSLERLLSFGRDDEGEVYALGTGTGGGGVFRVVPTT
- a CDS encoding glutaredoxin domain-containing protein; this encodes MEFPPNQGLDQEEVDEQVTEALEENEVVLFMKGTELMPQCGYSRKALGLIDQHRDEFETVDVLESLDEFRQALSERSDWETIPQTFVDGEFVGGSDVLEELEERNELDETLNAA
- a CDS encoding succinylglutamate desuccinylase/aspartoacylase family protein, encoding MRVAQLGSGTPEIAVVAGVHGDEPCGVRAIERLLDDRPTVERPVKLIVANEPALERQVRFVDEDLNRAFPGSPDAKTHEGRLAHELVDELDGCLTFSMHSTQSHADPFAIVNGVNETAKDIVPQLPVAAMVETSNFAEGRLFSAIDTIEVECGLQGSETAAENADRLTRSFLTAVGALPGDTVRRDLPVYRLTDVIRKDQADTYEVFVENFTEVEAGAPFAAADGEKQVADESFYPVLMSSNGYRNVFGYSAEKVDVLETPATAD